A region of Toxorhynchites rutilus septentrionalis strain SRP chromosome 1, ASM2978413v1, whole genome shotgun sequence DNA encodes the following proteins:
- the LOC129762975 gene encoding histone H2A-like — protein MSGRGKGGKIKGKSKSRSNRAGLQFPVGRIHRLLKRGNYAERVGGGAPVYLAAVMEYLSAEVLELAGNAARDNKKSRIIPRHLQLAIRNDEELNKLLSGVTIAQGGVLPNIQAVLLPKKTEKKAQ, from the coding sequence ATGTCTGGACGCGGAAAAGGAGGCAAAATCAAGGGCAAGTCTAAGTCCCGCTCGAATCGGGCCGGACTCCAGTTCCCGGTGGGCCGTATTCATCGTCTGCTCAAGAGAGGAAACTACGCCGAGCGGGTGGGAGGAGGAGCCCCCGTTTATCTGGCCGCCGTGATGGAGTATTTGAGTGCCGAAGTGTTGGAGTTGGCCGGCAACGCAGCTCGGGACAACAAGAAATCTAGAATAATCCCGCGCCATCTACAGTTAGCCATTCGGAACGACGAAGAACTGAACAAACTGCTTTCGGGAGTCACCATCGCTCAGGGTGGTGTTCTGCCGAACATTCAGGCCGTTTTGTTGCCCAAGAAGACTGAGAAGAAAGCACAATAG